In the Ctenopharyngodon idella isolate HZGC_01 chromosome 4, HZGC01, whole genome shotgun sequence genome, one interval contains:
- the LOC127511075 gene encoding gastrula zinc finger protein XlCGF57.1-like isoform X6, with product MLSKELIALEERCTYDQIPKTDLMVLKEENQELKEIGEKIHTGEKPFTCQQCGKSFTKKIYLKSHMRVHTEEKPFKCDQCGESFKYKVTLNSHIISHTGEKPFTCDHCGKSFQLKVTLNAHKKTKHSDLMALKEENKELEEIEEKDQYNSHDFIDVEKSIQTEMSSLNKAQKTKSNSNFTCSHCGKSFNKKHNLKCHMKVHTKPFTCQQCGKSFIHRGSLNSHMTVHTGEKPFTCERCGKSFKNRGSLNSHMQREHSGENGVSLNTRNSFTCKQCGKNFTCKAHLDSHMRRHTGEKPFTCDQCGTSFSHKGTLKTHMTIHTGEKPFTCDQCGKSFRLKPILDSHMKSHSVKSTYTCKQCGKSFSYKKTFDAHIRVHTGESPYVCKQCGKSCSNKGNLKAHMRTHTGEKPFVCLECGKCFTCEITLTFHMRLHSRENSFNCQQCGTSFSDKRRFTWHLKRHLKIHSRKKSFKCDDCGKSFRFKGNLKTHMRVHTGEKPYTCTQCGKSFSQKITLDIHMRVHTGEKPFTCLQCKKSFTYKSDLKRHLQKRCEKKLQCSESGKTIRKRSNFKNVQHIQSEERLFSCDQCNKKFLLPSHLQIHQKSHADVRKHLCSLCGKRFKWLGGLKWHQKIRICVKVRLRSRHS from the exons ATGTTGTCAAAAGAGCTAATAGCTCTAGAAGAAAGATGCACTTATGACCAGATACCAAAAACAG ACCTGATGGTGCTGAAAGAAGAGAATCAAGAACTGAAAGAAATAGGAGagaaaattcacactggagagaagcctttcacatgtcaacagtgtggaaagagtttcactaaAAAAATATACCTTAAAtcccacatgagagttcacactgaaGAGAAGCCGTTCaaatgtgatcagtgtggagaGAGTTTCAAATATAAAGTAACCCTTAATTCCCACATCATCagtcacactggagagaagccattcacatgtgatcattgtggaaagagtttccaaCTCAAAGTAACCCTTAATGCccacaaaaagacaaaacactCAG ACCTGATGGCACTGAAAGAAGAGAATAAAGAACTGGAAGAAATAGAAGAGAAAGATCAATATAACAGTCATGATTTCATTGATGTAGAGAAATCCATTCAGACTGAAATGTCTTCACTAAATAAAGCACAGAAGACCAAATCTAACAGTAACTTCACCTGCTCTcattgtggaaagagtttcaataaAAAACATAACCTTAAATGCCACATGAAAGTTCACACCAAGCCTTTCACAtgtcaacagtgtggaaagagcttcatTCACAGAGGAAGCCTAAATTCCCACATGacagttcacactggagagaagccgttcacatgtgaaaggtgtggaaagagtttcaaaaaTAGAGGATCCCTTAATTCCCACATGCAGAGAGAACACTCAGGAGAGAACGGAGTAAGCCTCAACACTCGGAACTCTTTCACCTGCAAACAGTGTGGGAAGAACTTCACATGCAAAGCACACCTTGATTCCCACATGAGAcgtcacactggagagaagcctttcacatgtgaccagtgtgggaCTAGCTTCTCGCACAAAGGAACTCTTAAGACGCACATGACAATTCACACTGGGGAGAAGccattcacatgtgatcagtgtggaaagagtttcagactTAAGCCAATTCTTGATTCACACATGAAAAGTCACAGTGTTAAGAGTACTTACACCTGTAAacagtgtgggaagagcttctCATATAAGAAAACATTTGATGCCCACATAAGAGTTCACACTGGTGAGAGCCCTTACGTCTGCAaacagtgtgggaagagttgcTCAAACAAAGGAAATCTTAAGGCTCACATGAGAACtcacacaggagagaagccatttGTGTGTCTTGAGTgtggaaaatgttttacatgTGAAATAACCCTTACTTTCCACATGAGGCTTCACTCAAGAGAGAACTCTTTTAATTGTCAGCAGTGTGGAACGAGTTTCTCAGACAAGAGACGCTTTACCTGGCATTTAAAAAGGCACTTAAAAATTCACTCGCGAAAGAAGTCTTTCAAGTGCGAtgactgtggaaagagtttcagatttAAAGGAAACCTCAAGactcacatgagagttcacaccggagagaaaccttacacctgcactcagtgtgggaagagtttcagtcAGAAAATAACACTTGAcattcacatgagagttcacaccggagagaaaccTTTCACATGTCTTCAGTGTAAGAAGAGTTTCACATATAAAAGTGACCTGAAACGTCATTTGCAAAAACGTTGTGAAAAGAAGTtgcagtgctctgagagtggaAAGACGATTAGAAAAAGGAGCAATTTCAAAAATGTTCAACACATTCAATCTGAAGAAAGGCTATTTAGTTGTGatcaatgtaataaaaaattCCTTTTGCCATCACACTTACAGATACACCAGAAAAGTCATGCAGATGTGAGAAAACATTTGTGTTCGTTGTGTGGAAAGAGATTTAAATGGCTCGGCGGTTTAAAATGGCACCAGAAAATTCGTATCTGTGTGAAAGTAAGGCTACGGTCACGCCACAGCTGA